A single region of the Geobacillus subterraneus genome encodes:
- a CDS encoding ATP-dependent RecD-like DNA helicase: MQEQQSLALDGRTFMKGTCLAVIFHNEETLYTVVRIRVEETNEAAAEEEVVVTGYFPRLNEGDVYVFYGQFRQHPRFGRQYAAEQFRKQLPNTKEGVIHYLSSGLFKGIGKKTAAAIVEALGENAIATILRDPEALRRVPKLTKQKAKQLYETLCAHEGLEQTMIALAQLGFGPQLAMKIYQVYGEETMDIIHENPYQLVEDIEGIGFGRADELGRQLGISGSHPARLRAACLFVLEQACLQEGHVYMKEEELIGRMAELLGGRENGAVDGQAIGQTLLMLSEEGKMIMEQSRCYLPSLYFAEKGIASNIQRLLRQTPPSAFAESEFLLALGALEERLGMQYAPQQKEAIQQALSSPLFILTGGPGTGKTTVIKGIVELFAALHGLSLDPADYKNDEPFPVLLAAPTGRAAKRMSEATGLPAATIHRLLGWNGVEGFSRDENEPIAGKLLVVDEVSMVDTWLANQLLKAVPDGMQVIFVGDEDQLPSVGPGQVLKDLLESGVVPSVKLTEVYRQAEGSSIIELAHAMKRGVVPADLTAPKADRSFIRCRAGQVADVVRQIADNARNKGFSVKDIQVLAPMYRGPAGIDQLNKVLQGLFNPPADGKRELSVGDVVYRVGDKVLQLVNQPEDNVFNGDIGEVVAIFYAKENTEKQDLLVVSFDGVEVTYTRQDLAQITHAYCCSVHKAQGSEFPIVILPVVKSYYRMLKRNLLYTAVTRSKQFLILCGEEEAFRLGVAQRGDGARRTALAEKLAAASFVEGELPLEDANTGMENVTPYDFMGDEPS, translated from the coding sequence TTGCAAGAGCAGCAATCGCTCGCGCTCGATGGACGCACGTTTATGAAAGGAACGTGTTTGGCCGTCATTTTCCATAACGAAGAAACGTTATATACGGTCGTCCGCATCCGTGTCGAAGAAACAAATGAAGCGGCTGCGGAGGAGGAAGTGGTCGTCACCGGTTATTTTCCTCGTTTAAATGAGGGGGACGTGTACGTTTTTTATGGGCAGTTCCGCCAGCATCCGCGCTTTGGCCGCCAATATGCGGCCGAGCAGTTCCGCAAACAGCTTCCAAACACGAAAGAAGGAGTTATCCATTATTTGTCAAGCGGCTTGTTTAAAGGAATCGGAAAAAAGACGGCGGCAGCGATTGTGGAGGCGCTCGGCGAAAACGCGATCGCCACGATTTTGCGCGATCCGGAGGCGCTTAGGCGCGTGCCGAAGCTGACGAAGCAAAAAGCGAAGCAATTGTATGAAACGCTTTGCGCCCACGAAGGGCTCGAGCAGACGATGATCGCCCTCGCCCAGCTCGGCTTCGGTCCGCAGCTGGCGATGAAAATTTACCAAGTATACGGCGAAGAGACGATGGACATCATTCATGAAAACCCGTACCAGCTCGTCGAAGACATTGAAGGGATCGGCTTTGGCCGCGCCGATGAGCTTGGGCGGCAGCTCGGCATTTCCGGCAGCCACCCGGCCCGGCTGCGCGCCGCCTGCCTGTTTGTCCTTGAGCAGGCATGCCTGCAAGAAGGGCACGTCTATATGAAAGAGGAAGAGCTCATCGGCCGCATGGCGGAGCTGCTTGGCGGAAGGGAAAACGGAGCGGTCGATGGACAAGCCATCGGGCAGACGCTCCTCATGTTAAGCGAAGAAGGGAAGATGATCATGGAGCAAAGCCGCTGTTATCTTCCCTCGCTTTACTTCGCCGAAAAAGGGATCGCTTCAAACATTCAGCGGCTGCTTAGGCAAACGCCGCCGTCGGCGTTTGCCGAGTCGGAGTTTTTGCTTGCGCTCGGGGCGCTTGAGGAGCGGCTCGGGATGCAATACGCGCCCCAGCAAAAAGAGGCAATCCAACAGGCCCTTTCTTCGCCGCTCTTTATTTTGACCGGCGGTCCGGGAACCGGAAAAACAACGGTCATTAAAGGCATCGTCGAACTGTTTGCCGCCTTACACGGCCTGTCGCTCGACCCTGCCGATTACAAAAACGATGAACCGTTTCCCGTGCTGCTCGCCGCTCCGACCGGACGGGCGGCAAAGCGGATGAGCGAGGCGACCGGGCTGCCGGCGGCAACGATTCACCGGCTGCTTGGCTGGAATGGAGTGGAAGGATTCAGCCGCGATGAAAATGAGCCGATTGCCGGCAAGCTGCTTGTCGTCGATGAAGTGTCGATGGTCGATACGTGGTTGGCCAATCAGCTGTTAAAAGCCGTGCCTGACGGAATGCAAGTCATCTTCGTTGGCGACGAGGATCAGCTGCCATCGGTCGGCCCCGGGCAAGTGTTGAAAGATTTGCTTGAGTCGGGCGTCGTTCCATCGGTCAAACTGACCGAGGTGTACCGCCAAGCGGAAGGATCATCGATCATCGAGCTCGCCCATGCGATGAAGCGCGGCGTCGTGCCGGCCGACTTGACCGCCCCGAAGGCGGATCGTTCGTTCATTCGTTGCCGCGCCGGACAAGTGGCTGATGTTGTGCGGCAAATTGCTGACAACGCGCGCAACAAAGGGTTTTCCGTCAAGGACATTCAAGTGCTCGCTCCGATGTACCGCGGCCCGGCCGGCATCGATCAGCTGAACAAAGTGCTGCAGGGGCTGTTTAACCCGCCGGCTGACGGGAAACGGGAGCTTTCCGTCGGCGACGTTGTGTACCGCGTCGGCGATAAAGTGCTCCAGCTCGTCAACCAGCCGGAAGACAATGTGTTTAACGGCGATATCGGCGAAGTCGTTGCCATTTTTTACGCCAAAGAAAATACGGAAAAGCAAGACTTGCTTGTTGTCTCGTTTGACGGCGTTGAAGTGACATACACAAGGCAAGATTTAGCGCAAATTACCCATGCGTATTGCTGCTCGGTCCATAAAGCGCAAGGGAGCGAGTTTCCAATCGTCATTTTGCCTGTTGTCAAAAGCTACTACCGGATGTTGAAGCGGAATTTGTTGTATACGGCGGTGACAAGAAGCAAGCAGTTTCTTATTTTATGCGGTGAAGAAGAAGCGTTCCGGTTGGGCGTTGCCCAACGCGGCGACGGAGCGCGCCGGACAGCGCTCGCCGAAAAGTTGGCGGCTGCGTCGTTTGTTGAGGGGGAACTGCCGCTTGAGGATGCGAATACCGGGATGGAAAACGTTACGCCGTATGACTTTATGGGCGATGAGCCAAGCTAA